One Streptomyces sp. SAI-135 DNA segment encodes these proteins:
- a CDS encoding DUF397 domain-containing protein has translation MAIRLGTLDTWTTSTYTNANGACLMVRSTEEEALELGDTKIPEGPKLAFPAEAWSAFVASVKV, from the coding sequence ATGGCAATTCGTCTGGGCACCCTGGACACATGGACGACCTCCACCTACACCAACGCCAACGGGGCGTGCCTGATGGTGAGGTCGACCGAAGAGGAGGCACTCGAACTCGGCGACACCAAGATTCCCGAGGGTCCCAAGCTGGCCTTCCCCGCCGAGGCGTGGAGTGCCTTCGTGGCCTCGGTCAAGGTGTGA
- a CDS encoding winged helix-turn-helix domain-containing protein, whose translation MGWWQVDGDTLVRSRFVVCPFTETFATLRLLDRGVGAHPGEDAWLRAHLPGYRARLAADPVTALLVRSGMGTSWIADFLAPLPRDGTPLEDTLARIRATDPARARADLQVSLRGPLPAALDRDDLPERAAALLAHVWTATVRPYWDRRRRILEADVVARTAQVSRGGWAAVIDSLLPGQTRWLGGNRLQVNRHERPPRDIRGAELVFVPVTPGRGWATWEEPGRYALVYGCAGALADPGARSVPASLGTLLGAGRARVFVLLDSPLSTSQLVAVTGQGLGSVGRHLRVLLDAGLVERRRAGRSVLYVRTAAGEVLVEASGAGAGQAPDGVSIRS comes from the coding sequence CTGGTGGCAGGTCGACGGGGACACCCTCGTCCGCAGCCGGTTCGTGGTCTGCCCGTTCACCGAGACCTTCGCGACGCTGCGGCTGCTGGACCGGGGGGTCGGCGCGCACCCGGGCGAGGACGCCTGGCTCCGCGCTCATCTGCCCGGCTACCGGGCGCGCCTCGCGGCCGATCCGGTGACCGCGCTGCTGGTGCGTTCCGGGATGGGCACGTCCTGGATCGCCGACTTCCTCGCGCCCCTGCCGCGTGACGGCACTCCCCTGGAGGACACCCTGGCCCGGATCCGGGCGACCGATCCGGCTCGCGCGCGGGCCGACCTCCAGGTCTCACTGCGCGGCCCGCTGCCCGCCGCCCTGGACCGCGACGACCTCCCCGAGCGGGCGGCCGCGCTCCTCGCCCACGTCTGGACGGCGACCGTACGGCCGTACTGGGACCGCCGTCGGCGGATCCTGGAGGCGGACGTGGTGGCCCGGACCGCGCAGGTGAGCCGGGGCGGCTGGGCGGCCGTCATCGACTCCCTGCTGCCGGGCCAGACCCGCTGGCTCGGCGGCAACCGGCTCCAGGTGAACCGGCACGAGCGCCCGCCCCGCGACATCCGCGGCGCCGAACTCGTCTTCGTCCCGGTCACACCGGGGCGCGGCTGGGCGACATGGGAGGAGCCGGGGCGCTACGCCCTCGTCTACGGCTGCGCGGGCGCCCTCGCCGACCCGGGCGCCCGGAGCGTGCCCGCGAGCCTCGGCACGCTGCTCGGGGCCGGGCGGGCCCGGGTGTTCGTCCTCCTGGACTCCCCGCTGAGCACCAGCCAGCTGGTCGCCGTGACCGGGCAGGGGCTGGGGTCGGTGGGGCGGCATCTGCGGGTGCTGCTGGACGCGGGGCTGGTGGAGCGGCGGCGGGCGGGGCGGTCGGTGCTGTACGTGCGGACGGCGGCCGGGGAGGTGCTGGTGGAGGCCTCGGGGGCCGGAGCCGGGCAGGCGCCGGACGGAGTTAGCATCCGCTCATGA
- a CDS encoding helix-turn-helix transcriptional regulator, translating into MASNVNPTVRRRRLGQELRRLRELKGMTAEEVAERLLVSQSKISRLENGRRSISQRDVRDLCGVYEVEDQRIVDSLMQMAKDSRQQGWWHAFGDIPYSVYIGLETDAESLRVYEPQIITGLLQTRPYAEAIVRGGAPEATETENDKRVEVRLRRQSRVAAERDPLRLWVVLDEAALRRVVGSRQVMREQLEYLVEMSQQPHITVQVLPFDVGAHPGLSGQYSILEFSDAADSSVVYIEGVTSDLYLEKAHDVQKYTVMYEHLRAQALNVDQSRQLIEDLAKEYAREYAR; encoded by the coding sequence GTGGCGTCCAATGTCAATCCCACCGTCAGGCGGCGCCGGCTGGGCCAGGAGCTGCGCAGGCTCCGCGAGCTCAAGGGCATGACGGCCGAAGAGGTGGCGGAGCGGCTGCTCGTGTCGCAGTCGAAGATCAGCCGGCTGGAGAACGGCCGGCGCAGCATCAGCCAGCGCGACGTCCGCGACCTGTGCGGGGTCTACGAGGTCGAGGACCAGCGCATCGTCGACTCCCTGATGCAGATGGCCAAGGACTCGCGCCAGCAGGGCTGGTGGCATGCCTTCGGGGACATCCCGTACAGCGTCTACATCGGTCTGGAGACCGACGCCGAGTCGCTGCGCGTGTACGAACCCCAGATCATCACCGGGCTGTTGCAGACCCGGCCGTACGCGGAGGCCATCGTGCGCGGCGGCGCGCCGGAGGCCACCGAGACGGAGAACGACAAGCGGGTCGAGGTCCGGCTGCGACGCCAGAGCCGGGTGGCGGCGGAACGGGATCCCCTGCGGCTGTGGGTCGTTCTGGACGAGGCGGCCCTGCGCCGGGTCGTCGGCAGCCGCCAGGTGATGCGCGAGCAGCTGGAGTACCTCGTGGAGATGTCCCAGCAGCCGCACATCACGGTGCAGGTGCTGCCGTTCGACGTCGGCGCCCATCCCGGGCTCAGCGGGCAGTACTCCATCCTGGAGTTCTCGGACGCGGCGGACTCCAGCGTCGTCTACATCGAGGGCGTCACCAGCGACCTGTACCTGGAGAAGGCGCACGACGTGCAGAAGTACACCGTGATGTACGAGCACTTGAGGGCGCAGGCGCTCAACGTCGACCAGTCGCGTCAGCTCATCGAGGACCTCGCCAAGGAATACGCCCGGGAGTATGCCCGCTGA
- a CDS encoding glutathione peroxidase, whose translation MTTTDGSSPLDVEIGALTGGPADLAQYAGKAVLIVNVASKCGLTPQYNGLEKLQERYAERGFTVLGVPCNQFLGQEPGSAEEIAEFCSATYGVTFPLTEKVEVNGEGRHALYERLVGVADAEGHSGDIRWNFEKFLIGRDGAVVARFSPQTEPESDEVVAAVEAALG comes from the coding sequence ATGACGACTACAGATGGTTCCTCCCCCCTCGACGTCGAGATCGGGGCCCTCACCGGCGGCCCGGCCGACCTCGCGCAGTACGCCGGCAAGGCCGTCCTCATCGTGAACGTGGCCTCCAAGTGCGGGCTCACCCCGCAGTACAACGGGCTGGAGAAGCTCCAGGAGCGGTACGCGGAGCGGGGCTTCACCGTGCTCGGCGTGCCCTGCAACCAGTTCCTCGGGCAGGAGCCCGGCAGCGCCGAGGAGATCGCGGAGTTCTGCTCGGCGACGTACGGCGTGACCTTCCCGCTGACCGAGAAGGTCGAGGTGAACGGGGAGGGGCGGCACGCGCTGTACGAGCGGCTCGTCGGGGTCGCCGACGCGGAGGGGCACAGCGGGGACATCCGCTGGAACTTCGAGAAGTTCCTGATCGGGCGGGACGGGGCGGTGGTCGCCCGCTTCTCCCCGCAGACCGAGCCGGAGTCGGACGAGGTCGTGGCCGCGGTGGAGGCTGCGCTGGGTTAG